Proteins co-encoded in one Salvia splendens isolate huo1 chromosome 4, SspV2, whole genome shotgun sequence genomic window:
- the LOC121801485 gene encoding endo-1,3;1,4-beta-D-glucanase-like gives MSGAQCCENPPVPSSGSGSGKVEEIGGLSSYVSGPADSNAAVILISDVFGYEAPNLRKLADKVGATGFYAVVPDFLHGDPYVPDQKPITEWLKTHGPDQGFEDAKPVIEALKSKGITKIGAVGFCWGAKVVVELSKYPYIQAGVLIHPSLVSVEDIQGVKVPLSILGAEIDHVSPPEVVKQFEAALNSKPEVDSFVKIFPGCSHGWSVRYKDEDEGAVKSAEEAHRDMLEWFIKHLK, from the exons ATGTCTGGAGCTCAGTGTTGTGAGAATCCACCCGTTCCAAGCTCAGGCAGTGGAAGTGGGAAAGTTGAAGAAATTGGAGGCCTTAGCTCTTATGTTTCTGGCCCTGCTGATTCCAACGCTGCTGTCATTTTGATTTCTGATGTTTTTG GATATGAAGCTCCAAATTTAAG GAAGCTTGCGGACAAAGTTGGGGCTACTGGATTTTATGCCGTGGTGCCAGACTTCCTCCACGGAGATCCCTATGTACCTGATCAGAAGCCGATTACTGAATGGCTCAAAACTCATGGACCT GATCAAGGATTTGAAGATGCAAAGCCAGTTATTGAAGCTCTGAAAAGCAAAGGGATAACCAAGATTGGAGCTGTCGGCTTCTGCTGGGGAG CCAAGGTGGTTGTGGAGCTTTCAAAGTATCCTTATATCCAAGCTGGGGTGTTGATCCATCCTTCTCTCGTCTCGGTAGAAGATATTCAGG GAGTTAAGGTCCCATTATCAATACTTGGAGCTGAGATTGACCATGTATCTCCACCAGAGGTTGTCAAACAATTTGAAGCTGCCTTAAACTCAAAGCCTGAG GTGGATAGCTTTGTGAAGATATTCCCAGGATGTTCACACGGTTGGTCCGTGAGGTACAAAGACGAAGACGAAGGAGCAGTGAAAAGTGCTGAGGAGGCTCACAGAGACATGCTAGAGTGGTTCATTAAACATCTCAAGTAA